In Rhodobacter xanthinilyticus, a single window of DNA contains:
- a CDS encoding nucleoside deaminase, which produces MSFTSYMDLALAEAQAAAARGEVPVGAVLIGPGGQVVARAGNRTRELNDPTAHAEILALRAACAAAGSERLPGHDLYVTLEPCPMCAAALSNARIARLYYGAADPKSGGIAQGPRIFSHPQCHHVPEVYDGIGAAPAERLLKDFFAARRG; this is translated from the coding sequence ATGAGCTTCACCTCTTACATGGATCTCGCGCTCGCAGAGGCGCAGGCGGCCGCCGCGCGCGGCGAGGTGCCGGTCGGCGCGGTGCTGATCGGCCCGGGCGGGCAGGTGGTGGCGCGCGCCGGCAACCGCACCCGCGAGCTCAATGACCCGACGGCCCATGCCGAGATCCTCGCACTGCGCGCCGCCTGTGCCGCGGCGGGCTCCGAGCGGCTGCCGGGCCATGATCTCTATGTCACCCTCGAACCCTGCCCGATGTGTGCCGCCGCCCTCTCGAACGCCCGCATCGCGCGCCTCTATTATGGCGCGGCCGACCCGAAATCAGGCGGCATCGCCCAGGGCCCGCGGATCTTCTCGCATCCGCAATGCCACCATGTCCCCGAGGTCTACGACGGGATCGGCGCCGCCCCGGCCGAGCGGCTCCTGAAGGATTTCTTCGCAGCACGGAGGGGCTGA